A part of bacterium genomic DNA contains:
- a CDS encoding AbrB/MazE/SpoVT family DNA-binding domain-containing protein, which translates to MKVIITMTSKHQVTIPKKIMDVLSLGKGSIFDVAISENRIELIPLETIEKVFTEEEYKKLDMLSMKEKGKEKLVTKKFVDNLKEGSVN; encoded by the coding sequence ATGAAAGTGATAATTACGATGACATCAAAACATCAAGTAACAATCCCGAAAAAGATAATGGATGTGCTTAGTCTAGGAAAAGGATCTATATTCGATGTGGCAATTTCTGAGAATAGAATTGAACTTATTCCTCTTGAGACAATAGAAAAAGTGTTTACAGAAGAAGAATATAAAAAACTAGACATGCTTTCCATGAAAGAAAAAGGGAAAGAAAAACTTGTAACAAAAAAATTCGTTGATAATTTAAAGGAAGGAAGCGTGAACTAA